CCCCACGTAGGCCCCGAGCATGTAGAAGGCCCCGTGGGCGAAGTTGATCACATGGAGGACGCCGAAGATGAGCGCCAGGCCGGAGGAGAGGAGGAAGAGGAGCATCCCGGCCTGCAGGGCGTTCAGCGCCTGCGTCACGAGGAAGGCCAGATCCATGGGGTCTCGTGCCGATCAGGCGGTGATGTTGGGGCAGTGGCCGGGATCCTTCAGCTCTTTCACCACGCTCACGACATAGTTGGCCAGCCCCTCGTCCCCCCGCCGGACCTCCATCACGTACATGTCGTTGATGGCGTTGTGGGTCGCGGGGTCGAAGCGGAACCGGCCCCGGGGGGACTCGAACTGGATCCCCCGGATGACGCCGGAGAGCCGCTCCGGGTCCGTGGTATCCCCCCCGGTCCTCCGGAGCGCCTCCAGGATGACCCGCGCCGTGTCGTAGCCCTGGACCGCGTAGACGTCGGGCGGCTTCCCGGTGAGTGCCTGGTAGCGCTTCCGGAACTCCAGGTTCTGGGGGTTCTGGAGGGTGCGGGTGTAGTGGAGCGTGCTCACCGCCCCGACGGCCGCGTCCCCCTGGCTCTCGAGGACATCATCGGACACGAGGAAGCCGGCCCCCGTCAGGCGGACTTTACCCTTGAGCCCGAACTCGGCGAACTGCTTCACGAAGTGCACGGCATCGGAGCCGGCGAAGAAGGAGAAGGAGAGGGCCGGGCCGACCGCGCCGATCTTGGCCATGATCGCGGCGTAATCGGTGGATCCCAACTTCACGTAGGACTCGCCCACCACGGTCCCTCCCGCCGCCACGAAGGCTTCCCTGAAGGCGCCGACGATCTGGTACCCGGCGGCGTAGTCCGAACCGGTCAGGTAAGCGGTCCCCCCGATGTGCTGCTTCGCCCAGGCCCCGAGACCATAGGAGGTCTGCCAGTTCGAGAAGGAGGTCCGGAAGATGTAGGGGCTGCACCGCTCCCGGGTGAGGGCGTTGTCTCCGGCATTGGCGTTCAGGAGAATCACCTTGGCCTGGTGAATGGGATCCCGGATGGCGGCGGCAACGGCGCTCGAGACCGGGCCGACCACGAAGTCCACCTGGTCGCTGGTCAGGAACTTGCGGAGCTTCCGCAGACCCACCGGCGGCGACACCTCGTCGTCTTCCCGCAGGAGCTCCACCGGCCGGCCGGCGACCCGATTGCCCTCGGCCTCGAAGACGACGCGCATGCCGTTGGTGATGCTCTCCCCCAGGACGGCGTACACCTTCGAGTACGGGAGGAGCAGCCCGATCTTCAGGGGCTTTCCCTGGGCCCGCAGGAGGGCGGGGAACGCCAGCCCCGCGGCCGCCGAGACCCCCGCCGCCACCCCCGTCCGCAAGACCTGCCGCCGGCTCATCCCCGCCATGGCTCCTCCTCCCCTCCCGGCTTACCCCGCCGCCACCCGGTTCCGCAGGACCCCGATCCCCTCCACCTCCGCCTCCAGCAGATCGCCGGGCTTGAGATAGCGGCCGTCGGCCGCGCCGACGCCCTCGGGCGTCCCGGTGGCGAGGATGTCCCCAGGCCAGAGCGTCATCCCGCGGGAGAGGACACTCACCAGGGTGGGGATGTCGAAGATCATTTTGCTGGTATTGGACGCCTGCCGGACCTCCCCGTTGACCCGCATCCTGATGTCCACGGCCTCGGGGTTCGCAAAGACCTCCGCCGTCACGATGGCCGGACCCAGGGGGCAAAAGGTGTCCAGCGACTTGCCCTTGAACCACTGCTGGTGCGTCTTCTGGAGATCCCTGGCCGTCACGTCGTTGAGGATCGTGTAGCCGAAGAGATACTCGAAGACCCGCTCGGGGGGGATGTCCTTGCCTTCCCGACCGATCACCAGGGCCAGCTCGACCTCGAAATCGAGCTGTTGGGTCAGGCCATCCGCCACGATCTCCGTCTCCGGGCCGATGACGGCCGTCGGAGGCTTGGTGAAGAAGACGGGGTGCCCCGGCGGCTCGGCCCCCCGCTCCGCCGCGTGGGCCACGTAGTTGCGCCCCACGCAGAAGATATTCTTGACCGGGCGGGGGATCGGGGCGAGCAGCCGCACCCCCCCGGCGGGAAAGACCTGGCCCGCCCTCGCCAGCCCCGGCCCCTCCCCCGCCTGGAGGCGCCGCCGGGCAGCGGTGATGGCGGCGCGGGCGCGGGCGAGCGGGGCGGCGCCGGCCCGGATGAGCGTGAGCATGTCGGCCGGGAGGCTGCCGTCCAGGGCGTGCAAATCGAAGAGGGTCTCCCCCTCCAGGCTCCCCAGGCGGGCCGCGCCGTCCCGCGCGAACGTCACCAGGTGCACGCACCACCTCCGATGGGGCCTAGCTCTTCCAGGGGAAGTTGACCTTCAGGATCTCGTACGTCTTCTTGCCGCCCGGGGCGTGGACCACCGCCTCGTCCCCCGGTTCCTTGCCGATGAGTGCCCGGGCGAGAGGGGAGGAGACCGAGATCTTGCCCTGCTTCACGTCGGACTCGTCGGAGCCCACGATCCGGTACCGGACCTCGCCCCCCCCGTTGCTGTCCCGGAGGAGGACCGTGGACCCGAAGGTCACCCGGTCGCCCGTCAGGTTGCTCGTGTCGATGACCTGCGCGGCGGACAGCTTGGCCTCCAGCTCGCCGATGCGCTTCTCGACGAAGGCCTGGTGCTCCTTCGCGGCATCGTACTCGGCGTTCTCCGAGATGTCGCCGTGGCCCCGAGCGTCGGCGATGGCCTGGCTGGCCTTCCGCCGCCCCTCGGTTCGCAGACGCTCCAACTCCCGCTTCAGTTGTTCGTAACCCTCCCGGG
The Candidatus Methylomirabilis sp. DNA segment above includes these coding regions:
- the greA gene encoding transcription elongation factor GreA, with product MSEKFPMTREGYEQLKRELERLRTEGRRKASQAIADARGHGDISENAEYDAAKEHQAFVEKRIGELEAKLSAAQVIDTSNLTGDRVTFGSTVLLRDSNGGGEVRYRIVGSDESDVKQGKISVSSPLARALIGKEPGDEAVVHAPGGKKTYEILKVNFPWKS
- a CDS encoding fumarylacetoacetate hydrolase family protein; the encoded protein is MHLVTFARDGAARLGSLEGETLFDLHALDGSLPADMLTLIRAGAAPLARARAAITAARRRLQAGEGPGLARAGQVFPAGGVRLLAPIPRPVKNIFCVGRNYVAHAAERGAEPPGHPVFFTKPPTAVIGPETEIVADGLTQQLDFEVELALVIGREGKDIPPERVFEYLFGYTILNDVTARDLQKTHQQWFKGKSLDTFCPLGPAIVTAEVFANPEAVDIRMRVNGEVRQASNTSKMIFDIPTLVSVLSRGMTLWPGDILATGTPEGVGAADGRYLKPGDLLEAEVEGIGVLRNRVAAG
- a CDS encoding ABC transporter substrate-binding protein, translating into MAGMSRRQVLRTGVAAGVSAAAGLAFPALLRAQGKPLKIGLLLPYSKVYAVLGESITNGMRVVFEAEGNRVAGRPVELLREDDEVSPPVGLRKLRKFLTSDQVDFVVGPVSSAVAAAIRDPIHQAKVILLNANAGDNALTRERCSPYIFRTSFSNWQTSYGLGAWAKQHIGGTAYLTGSDYAAGYQIVGAFREAFVAAGGTVVGESYVKLGSTDYAAIMAKIGAVGPALSFSFFAGSDAVHFVKQFAEFGLKGKVRLTGAGFLVSDDVLESQGDAAVGAVSTLHYTRTLQNPQNLEFRKRYQALTGKPPDVYAVQGYDTARVILEALRRTGGDTTDPERLSGVIRGIQFESPRGRFRFDPATHNAINDMYVMEVRRGDEGLANYVVSVVKELKDPGHCPNITA